From Achromobacter spanius, a single genomic window includes:
- a CDS encoding ATP-binding protein: MSIPLSYSLRARLLFFLLAAIAVGALVQGAIAYRSTLAQADDIFDSLLQRTALSLGTGDGLLSTGPTHARGAGSPVADDLIIQIWTPDGLRVFNSRSRLRLPSQIVLGFSDAKLEGETYRVYSLATPFQVIQVAQDMRVRKNMASTLALRTVAPIAAAAPLLMLIIWCVVSWSLHPVKRARAQVAARQPEDLSPVSVRGLPDEIRPLVQELNLLLERMRGAFAQQKQFVGDAAHELRSPLAALRLQMQALQRAPDSGARQLAEQRLAAGIDRATRLVEQLLSMARQEGAQEQTPLAPVDLGDVLRQALSETLPEANAKSIDIALDGDARAQVQGNRDALVLLVRNLLDNAIKHSPAGGRIGMRLDHGPDRMSLLIDDEGPGIPVHERERVFDRFYRAEGNTTHGSGLGLAIARTIADRHGATITLEDTPAGQGLRARVDFPA, from the coding sequence ATGAGCATTCCGCTTAGCTATTCGCTGAGAGCCCGGCTGCTTTTCTTTCTGCTGGCCGCCATCGCGGTCGGCGCACTGGTGCAAGGCGCAATCGCCTACCGCAGCACGTTGGCGCAAGCCGACGACATCTTTGACTCGCTGCTGCAGCGCACCGCCCTGTCGCTGGGCACCGGCGACGGGCTGCTAAGTACCGGCCCCACCCACGCGCGGGGCGCCGGCTCCCCCGTTGCCGATGACCTCATCATCCAGATCTGGACGCCCGACGGTTTGCGCGTCTTCAATTCCCGCTCCCGCCTGCGCCTGCCCAGCCAGATCGTGCTGGGGTTTTCCGACGCCAAGCTGGAAGGCGAAACCTATCGCGTGTATTCGCTGGCCACGCCGTTCCAGGTGATCCAGGTGGCGCAGGACATGCGCGTGCGCAAGAACATGGCCAGCACGCTTGCGCTGCGCACCGTCGCGCCGATCGCGGCGGCCGCGCCGCTGCTGATGCTGATCATCTGGTGCGTCGTCAGCTGGTCGCTGCACCCGGTCAAGCGCGCACGCGCACAAGTGGCCGCGCGCCAGCCCGAAGACCTGTCGCCCGTCAGCGTGCGCGGGTTGCCCGATGAAATCCGCCCGTTGGTGCAAGAACTGAACCTGCTGCTCGAGCGCATGCGCGGCGCTTTTGCCCAGCAGAAGCAGTTCGTGGGTGACGCGGCGCATGAACTGCGCTCGCCGCTGGCCGCATTGCGCCTGCAGATGCAGGCGCTGCAGCGCGCGCCAGATTCCGGCGCCCGCCAGCTTGCCGAACAGCGCCTGGCCGCCGGCATCGATCGCGCCACGCGGCTGGTCGAGCAGCTATTGTCGATGGCGCGCCAGGAAGGCGCCCAGGAACAGACGCCGCTGGCGCCCGTGGACCTGGGGGACGTGCTGCGCCAGGCCCTGTCCGAAACGTTGCCCGAGGCGAACGCCAAATCCATCGACATCGCGCTGGACGGCGACGCCCGGGCGCAGGTGCAAGGCAATCGCGATGCGCTGGTGCTGCTGGTGCGCAATCTGCTGGACAACGCGATCAAGCACTCGCCTGCCGGTGGCCGCATCGGGATGCGTCTGGACCACGGCCCGGACCGGATGTCGCTGCTGATCGACGATGAGGGGCCGGGCATCCCGGTCCATGAGCGCGAACGCGTATTCGACCGTTTCTACCGCGCCGAAGGCAACACGACGCATGGCAGTGGACTGGGGCTGGCCATCGCGCGCACCATCGCTGACCGCCACGGCGCCACCATCACCCTTGAAGACACGCCCGCCGGCCAAGGCCTGCGCGCGCGCGTGGATTTTCCTGCTTGA
- a CDS encoding response regulator, producing the protein MRILLVEDDMMIGESVLDCLRAEHYAVDWVRDGSAADSALRTDPYDLVLLDLGLPKRDGLTLLRDMRTRKDRTPVLIATARDAVSDRIAGLDAGADDYIVKPYDVDELLARMRALIRRSAGRAEPIFEHDGITIDPQSHAAMVDGAPVALTAREWAVLEPLIARPGMIFSRAQLEEKLYSWKDSISSNAVEVYIHGLRKKLGPNLIQNVRGVGYVIPKT; encoded by the coding sequence ATGCGCATTCTTCTCGTGGAAGACGACATGATGATCGGCGAAAGCGTATTGGACTGCCTGCGCGCGGAACACTACGCCGTCGATTGGGTTCGGGACGGCAGCGCGGCGGACTCTGCACTGCGCACCGATCCCTACGATCTTGTCCTGCTCGACCTGGGCCTGCCCAAACGGGATGGCCTGACCTTGCTGCGCGACATGCGCACGCGCAAGGACCGTACGCCGGTGCTCATCGCCACCGCGCGCGACGCGGTCAGCGACCGGATCGCCGGGCTGGATGCGGGCGCGGACGACTACATCGTCAAACCCTATGACGTGGACGAACTGCTGGCGCGCATGCGGGCCCTGATCCGCCGCAGCGCGGGCCGGGCCGAGCCCATCTTCGAACACGACGGCATCACCATCGACCCTCAGTCCCATGCCGCCATGGTGGACGGCGCGCCGGTGGCGTTGACCGCCCGCGAATGGGCGGTGCTCGAACCCCTGATCGCGCGTCCGGGCATGATCTTCTCGCGCGCCCAGCTCGAGGAAAAGCTCTATAGCTGGAAGGACAGCATCAGCAGCAATGCCGTTGAGGTTTATATTCATGGCCTGCGCAAGAAACTGGGTCCCAATTTGATCCAGAACGTCAGAGGCGTCGGCTATGTCATCCCCAAAACATGA
- a CDS encoding CobW family GTP-binding protein, with the protein MNDENRGRDQSGQGNQSVQDKRVGVTVISGFLGSGKTSLLNRLLQEPAYADAVVIVNEYGDIGVDHHLVRLAPDKVVLVEGGCLCCVVSGSVVDTLRDLFMQAVGRKIKPFRRVIIETSGLADPAPILFTLKHERFLAERYAYRGAIVVVSATHGVGQLDAQPEAARQLALADTVVISKSDLADAAQLRDVEQAIAVINPGARRCAQRPDAPLAAGLREGPDLLARRDGVATAKWLGAFSRKAATRHADVSSFSLTLETPLSRPAFLAGIARIQERYGQGLLRMKGLICFDGESHPCEVHGVHGELYPLQSLSGWPDEVRASRLVFIVRGLAVPEVAAAVRQALGRPAA; encoded by the coding sequence ATGAATGACGAAAACCGCGGCCGCGACCAAAGCGGCCAGGGCAACCAGTCCGTGCAAGACAAGCGCGTCGGCGTCACCGTCATCTCGGGCTTTCTGGGTAGCGGCAAGACGTCGCTCTTGAATCGCCTGCTGCAAGAGCCTGCGTATGCCGACGCGGTGGTCATCGTCAACGAATATGGCGATATCGGCGTCGACCATCATCTGGTGCGTCTGGCGCCGGACAAGGTTGTGTTGGTCGAGGGCGGTTGCCTGTGCTGCGTGGTCAGCGGTTCGGTGGTCGACACCTTGCGCGATCTCTTCATGCAGGCCGTCGGTCGCAAGATCAAACCGTTCCGCCGCGTCATCATCGAGACCAGCGGTCTCGCGGATCCGGCGCCCATCCTCTTCACCCTGAAGCACGAACGTTTTCTGGCCGAGCGCTACGCGTATCGCGGCGCGATTGTTGTGGTGTCGGCGACGCACGGCGTCGGCCAGCTGGACGCTCAGCCTGAGGCGGCCCGGCAGCTTGCGCTTGCCGATACGGTTGTGATCAGCAAGTCCGATCTTGCCGATGCGGCGCAACTGCGTGATGTCGAGCAGGCGATCGCGGTCATCAATCCCGGCGCCCGGCGCTGCGCGCAGCGCCCGGATGCGCCGCTGGCCGCCGGCTTGCGCGAGGGGCCTGATCTTCTTGCCCGGCGCGATGGGGTGGCCACGGCAAAGTGGCTTGGGGCGTTCTCCCGGAAGGCCGCCACCCGCCATGCGGACGTAAGCAGTTTTTCGCTCACGCTGGAAACGCCTCTGAGCCGCCCGGCGTTTCTGGCGGGCATCGCGCGCATTCAAGAGCGGTACGGGCAAGGCCTGCTCAGAATGAAGGGGCTCATCTGCTTCGACGGCGAATCGCATCCTTGTGAAGTGCATGGGGTGCATGGCGAGTTGTATCCCTTGCAGTCCTTGAGCGGCTGGCCGGACGAGGTGCGCGCCTCGCGGCTGGTGTTCATCGTTCGTGGCCTGGCCGTGCCGGAGGTGGCTGCCGCCGTGCGCCAGGCATTGGGCCGGCCGGCCGCCTGA
- a CDS encoding LysR family transcriptional regulator, with product MDRLKAMQVFVEVADRGSLSAAAVHLDMSRAMVSRYLAEMEQWVGVRLLHRTTRRLSLTPAGAETLPRCRQMLDMVGDLHSAVATPEDTPRGLLRITTSMSFGARHLAPAVTDYVKRHPGTSVDLMLVERAVNLVEERVDLAVRITNDLDPNLIARKLAVCRSVVCASPEYLAREGMPARIEDLSLRNCLTHSYFGKSLWRFERDGEPVDVPVGGSISANEVSVLCSAAVEGAGIAMLPTYYAAEYIASGKLQVVLPQCKPQELGIYGVYASRRQMPLILRSMLDYLAERLGAAPWDKPAG from the coding sequence ATGGATCGACTGAAAGCCATGCAGGTGTTCGTCGAGGTTGCCGATCGAGGCAGCCTGTCGGCGGCCGCCGTCCATCTGGACATGTCGCGCGCCATGGTGTCGCGATACCTGGCCGAGATGGAGCAATGGGTCGGCGTGCGCCTGCTGCATCGCACGACGCGGCGCCTCAGTCTGACTCCGGCCGGCGCCGAAACCTTGCCGCGCTGCCGTCAGATGCTGGATATGGTTGGCGATCTGCATAGCGCTGTCGCCACGCCCGAGGACACGCCGCGCGGCCTGTTGCGCATCACTACCAGCATGTCATTTGGCGCCCGCCATCTGGCGCCGGCCGTCACCGATTACGTCAAACGGCATCCAGGCACGTCGGTGGACCTGATGTTGGTCGAGCGGGCGGTCAATCTGGTGGAAGAGCGCGTCGACCTTGCCGTGCGCATCACGAACGATCTGGATCCCAACCTGATTGCGCGCAAGCTGGCCGTGTGCCGCTCCGTGGTCTGCGCATCTCCGGAATACCTGGCGCGCGAAGGCATGCCGGCGCGCATCGAAGACCTGTCGCTGCGCAACTGCCTGACCCATTCGTATTTCGGCAAAAGCCTGTGGCGTTTCGAGCGTGACGGCGAGCCGGTCGATGTGCCCGTGGGCGGCAGCATCAGTGCCAACGAAGTGTCGGTGTTGTGCAGCGCCGCCGTGGAAGGGGCGGGCATCGCGATGTTGCCCACTTACTATGCCGCCGAATACATCGCCTCGGGCAAGCTGCAGGTCGTTCTGCCGCAGTGCAAACCCCAGGAGCTCGGCATTTACGGGGTTTACGCCTCGCGCCGCCAGATGCCGCTGATTTTGCGTTCGATGCTGGATTATCTTGCCGAACGGCTGGGGGCGGCGCCGTGGGATAAGCCTGCAGGGTAG
- the scpB gene encoding SMC-Scp complex subunit ScpB: MSMNDSEAILVLETALLCAVQPMQISDMRKLFGDDEQFDSGTVRRLLETLQGNWADGGLELVQLASGWRFQSRPSMQRYLERLSPEKPPKYSRAVMETLAIVAWRQPVTRGDIEDIRGVTVSSQIVKALEDRGWIEVIGHRDAPGRPALFGTTRQFLDDLGLRALDELPPLESAHAAAALAGLDLGEVQQVLGEAPEPAEGEGSPDAAPAEAGAETPDSVQDGLLQAGPDAPQEAAQEGAQEPAQEPAQDGENPSSANADSGSSEIFPVAELSVSEDDAPIAAVDSVESQLSRTEEGADPADESTVREQAEGLSNTPLSSDLPDDRAGNDISDMAADASEAGAAKERVENAKHAEPTDPTDKTDAVAPGDARREPVHGLDEAVQPEPDAASATSEEADPDRPRSDPDSASPDDDEPAPRRPTQV, from the coding sequence ATGTCGATGAACGATAGCGAGGCAATACTCGTGCTGGAAACCGCGCTGCTGTGCGCGGTGCAGCCGATGCAGATTTCCGATATGCGAAAGCTGTTCGGGGATGATGAACAGTTCGACAGCGGCACGGTGCGCCGGCTTCTGGAGACCTTGCAAGGCAACTGGGCCGACGGCGGGCTGGAGCTTGTGCAACTCGCCTCTGGCTGGCGTTTTCAAAGCCGGCCCAGCATGCAGCGCTACCTGGAGCGCCTGAGCCCCGAAAAACCGCCCAAGTATTCGCGCGCCGTGATGGAAACGCTGGCCATCGTGGCCTGGCGCCAACCCGTGACGCGCGGCGATATCGAAGACATCCGGGGTGTGACGGTTTCGTCGCAGATCGTGAAGGCGCTTGAGGATCGCGGCTGGATCGAAGTTATCGGCCATCGCGACGCCCCGGGGCGTCCCGCGCTGTTCGGCACCACGCGCCAGTTCCTGGATGATCTGGGTCTGCGCGCGCTGGATGAGCTGCCGCCGCTCGAATCCGCGCACGCAGCCGCCGCGCTTGCCGGTTTGGATCTGGGTGAAGTGCAGCAGGTGTTGGGCGAGGCGCCGGAGCCGGCCGAAGGTGAGGGCAGCCCGGATGCCGCGCCGGCGGAAGCGGGGGCGGAAACGCCGGATTCCGTGCAGGATGGTCTACTCCAGGCGGGCCCGGATGCGCCGCAAGAAGCAGCGCAAGAAGGAGCGCAAGAACCCGCGCAAGAACCCGCGCAAGATGGCGAGAATCCGTCCTCCGCCAATGCTGACTCCGGATCCTCCGAGATTTTCCCCGTTGCGGAATTGTCTGTTTCGGAAGACGATGCCCCCATAGCGGCCGTCGATAGCGTAGAATCCCAGCTTTCGCGCACAGAAGAAGGCGCGGATCCCGCCGACGAATCCACCGTCCGGGAGCAAGCCGAAGGCTTGTCCAATACGCCGCTCTCGTCCGATCTTCCCGACGACAGAGCTGGCAACGACATTTCCGATATGGCCGCCGACGCCTCCGAGGCCGGTGCTGCAAAGGAAAGAGTCGAGAACGCAAAACACGCGGAACCGACTGACCCGACTGACAAGACCGATGCCGTGGCCCCTGGCGACGCCAGGCGTGAGCCCGTTCATGGTCTTGACGAGGCCGTTCAGCCCGAACCCGATGCCGCCTCCGCGACCTCGGAAGAGGCGGACCCCGACCGGCCCAGGTCTGACCCGGATTCGGCGTCCCCAGATGATGACGAGCCTGCTCCCCGCAGGCCTACCCAAGTTTGA
- the rluB gene encoding 23S rRNA pseudouridine(2605) synthase RluB: MQDDTPRSDDAAAGAQPESSAAREPAAEGEAGARSRGRKLRTPFRRRRGDAAAEQAPAAEGQAAVPAAQVESADSQGGEQEAEQALSYLDTADRMEQRLGKYLNSEAVMPKLHKVLADAGIGSRREMEELIVAGRVSVNGEPAHIGQRVGPNDQVRVNGKPIMRTNTKKPPRVILYHKPAGEIVSHDDPGGRASVFARLPKLRTGKWLSVGRLDLNTEGLLIFTTSGDMANRIMHPRYGTEREYAVRVLGEMDEAQRQSLVDGIELEDGLAAFGALDYLGGDGSNRWYRVTLQEGRNREVRRMFEAVGVTVSRLIRTRFGDVVLPRTLRRGRWDELDASLVTALMVQLGLLREDDDSSGNRRRSKQPQSHDSALPPGFGTLDRNGMNGARIGRRGKLQGGGVGSAGHAAACPSDPFGTGLMIAGGYANGHPLSGESGLGNRKNKPGPRSAGAGKSGGKPGGKPGGKMGGRAGGNARGPRAAANAGAGNPMASSPVAGNPMAGNPAAGGVGEGSAGTGRRPGGKSGGKPGGGKSAGAKPAGARSGNPGRGGKPAAGGRGGNKSEGPRTGGNKGPGAGGKPRTPRSGSPRGEGGAQRGDDWQPRGASAHESRLGVVGGGRGRQGR, encoded by the coding sequence ATGCAGGACGACACCCCCCGTTCGGATGACGCCGCTGCCGGCGCGCAGCCGGAATCCTCCGCCGCGCGCGAACCGGCCGCCGAAGGCGAAGCCGGCGCCCGCAGCCGCGGACGCAAGCTCAGGACGCCGTTCCGCCGCCGCCGCGGCGACGCTGCCGCCGAGCAGGCCCCCGCCGCCGAAGGGCAGGCCGCCGTGCCCGCTGCGCAGGTCGAGTCCGCGGACTCCCAGGGTGGCGAGCAGGAAGCCGAGCAGGCGCTGTCCTACCTGGATACGGCTGACCGCATGGAGCAGCGGCTGGGCAAGTATCTGAACAGCGAAGCGGTCATGCCCAAGCTGCACAAGGTGCTGGCCGACGCCGGGATCGGTTCGCGCCGCGAAATGGAAGAATTGATCGTGGCGGGCCGGGTGTCCGTCAATGGCGAGCCCGCGCATATCGGCCAGCGCGTGGGTCCCAACGATCAGGTGCGCGTCAATGGCAAACCCATCATGCGCACGAACACCAAAAAGCCGCCGCGCGTGATCCTGTATCACAAGCCCGCCGGCGAGATCGTCAGCCACGACGATCCCGGTGGCCGCGCCAGCGTCTTTGCCCGGTTGCCCAAGCTGCGCACCGGCAAGTGGCTCTCGGTGGGCCGTCTTGACCTGAACACCGAAGGCCTGCTCATCTTCACGACGTCGGGCGACATGGCCAACCGGATCATGCACCCCCGATATGGCACGGAACGCGAGTACGCCGTTCGCGTGCTGGGCGAAATGGACGAGGCGCAGCGCCAGTCGCTGGTCGACGGCATCGAACTCGAAGACGGTCTTGCCGCATTTGGCGCGCTGGACTACCTGGGTGGCGACGGCAGCAACCGCTGGTATCGCGTCACGCTGCAGGAAGGCCGCAACCGCGAAGTCCGCCGCATGTTCGAAGCGGTCGGCGTCACGGTCAGCCGCCTGATCCGCACGCGCTTCGGCGATGTGGTGCTGCCGCGCACCCTGCGCCGTGGCCGCTGGGATGAATTGGACGCTTCCCTGGTTACCGCGCTGATGGTCCAGCTGGGACTGTTGCGTGAAGACGACGATTCGTCGGGCAACCGCCGCCGTTCCAAGCAGCCGCAATCGCACGACAGCGCGTTGCCTCCCGGATTCGGTACGCTGGACCGCAACGGCATGAACGGCGCCCGCATCGGCCGCCGCGGCAAGTTGCAGGGTGGTGGCGTGGGCAGCGCGGGGCACGCTGCCGCGTGTCCTTCCGATCCTTTCGGCACCGGCCTCATGATCGCCGGCGGCTATGCCAACGGCCACCCGCTCTCGGGCGAGTCCGGCCTTGGCAACCGCAAGAACAAACCGGGTCCGCGCTCCGCTGGCGCCGGCAAGTCCGGCGGCAAGCCGGGCGGTAAGCCGGGCGGCAAGATGGGTGGACGTGCGGGCGGCAACGCACGCGGTCCCCGCGCCGCCGCGAACGCCGGCGCAGGCAATCCGATGGCGAGCAGCCCGGTGGCCGGCAATCCGATGGCTGGCAACCCGGCTGCAGGCGGCGTGGGCGAGGGCTCGGCAGGCACGGGCCGCCGGCCTGGCGGCAAGTCCGGTGGCAAGCCGGGCGGCGGCAAGTCCGCTGGCGCCAAACCGGCAGGTGCGCGTAGCGGCAATCCGGGTCGTGGCGGCAAGCCGGCCGCTGGCGGCCGCGGCGGCAACAAGTCCGAAGGCCCGCGCACCGGTGGCAACAAGGGTCCCGGCGCCGGTGGCAAGCCGCGTACGCCGCGTAGCGGCAGTCCCCGCGGCGAGGGTGGCGCCCAGCGTGGCGACGATTGGCAGCCCCGCGGTGCTTCGGCGCACGAATCCCGTCTGGGTGTCGTGGGCGGTGGCCGGGGTCGTCAGGGTCGCTGA
- the rimP gene encoding ribosome maturation factor RimP: MADLFALTEEALAGMDVELVDVERAALGLLRVTIDRVGGVRIEDCEQVSRQLSRVFEVENVDYKRLEVGSPGVDRPLRTEAEFRRFAGERIEIKLREALDGRKVFSGTLTVPEDEAAASDAAGMHKTVFGLEFEAKKNEVQVLNFTVEDIERAKLDPVLDFKGKKR, from the coding sequence ATGGCTGATTTATTCGCATTGACCGAAGAGGCTCTGGCCGGCATGGACGTTGAACTTGTCGACGTCGAGCGTGCCGCCCTGGGCCTTTTGCGCGTCACGATCGATCGGGTCGGCGGTGTGCGCATCGAAGACTGCGAGCAGGTGTCCCGCCAATTGTCGCGGGTCTTTGAGGTCGAGAACGTCGACTACAAGCGCCTCGAAGTGGGTTCGCCGGGCGTTGATCGCCCGCTGCGTACCGAGGCGGAGTTCCGCCGTTTCGCAGGCGAGCGCATCGAAATCAAGCTGCGCGAGGCATTGGACGGCCGCAAGGTCTTCTCGGGCACGTTGACCGTGCCGGAAGACGAGGCCGCAGCTTCCGACGCTGCTGGAATGCACAAGACCGTGTTCGGTCTCGAATTTGAGGCAAAAAAGAACGAAGTCCAGGTGTTGAATTTCACGGTCGAAGATATCGAGCGTGCAAAACTGGATCCCGTTCTGGATTTCAAGGGCAAAAAGCGATGA
- the nusA gene encoding transcription termination factor NusA, with the protein MSREILLLVDALAREKNVTRDVVFGALESALASAMKKRFKDDADIRVSIDRETGDHEGFRRWLVVPDEAGLQEPDKQEMLSDAEEIVPGIKEGEFIEEPLEPIEFGRIGAQAAKQAILQKIRDAEREQVLNDFLDRGETIVSGTIKRMDKGDAIVETGKIEARLPRSEMIPKENLRVADRVRAFVLRVDHAARGQQVILSRTSPEFIRQLFENEVPEIEQGLLEIKAAARDAGVRAKIAVVAYDKRIDPIGTCVGMRGSRVTAVRNELGGEQVDIVLWSEDPAQFVIGALAPANVESIVVDEDKHAMDVVVDEENLPKAIGAKGQNVRLASELTGWQINIMTPEESLNRQEVERSGLRTTFMSKLDVDEEVADILIDEGFTGIEEIAYVPMQELLEIEAFDEDTINELRARARNALLTEAIAQEERLETAQDLLELEGMTPELAAKLAERQVHTRDDLAELATDELAEIAGLTEEEASDLIMRARAHWFDEE; encoded by the coding sequence ATGAGTCGCGAAATTCTTCTGTTGGTCGATGCCTTGGCGCGTGAAAAGAACGTCACGCGTGACGTCGTTTTCGGCGCTCTCGAAAGTGCGCTGGCCTCGGCCATGAAAAAGCGCTTCAAGGATGATGCGGACATTCGTGTTTCCATCGATAGGGAAACGGGAGACCACGAAGGCTTCCGCCGCTGGCTGGTCGTGCCCGATGAGGCCGGTCTGCAAGAACCCGACAAGCAGGAAATGCTGTCGGACGCCGAGGAAATCGTCCCCGGCATCAAGGAAGGCGAGTTCATCGAAGAGCCCCTCGAACCCATCGAGTTCGGCCGTATCGGCGCCCAGGCGGCCAAGCAGGCCATCCTGCAAAAGATCCGCGACGCCGAGCGTGAACAGGTGCTGAACGACTTCCTGGACCGTGGTGAAACCATCGTGTCCGGAACGATCAAGCGCATGGACAAGGGCGACGCCATCGTCGAAACCGGCAAGATCGAAGCGCGCCTGCCGCGCTCCGAGATGATCCCCAAGGAAAACCTGCGGGTTGCCGATCGTGTTCGCGCTTTCGTGTTGCGTGTTGACCACGCCGCGCGAGGCCAGCAGGTGATCCTGTCGCGCACGTCGCCCGAGTTCATCCGCCAGCTATTTGAGAACGAAGTGCCCGAGATCGAGCAGGGTCTGCTCGAGATCAAGGCTGCCGCCCGCGATGCCGGCGTGCGTGCCAAGATCGCCGTGGTGGCATACGATAAGCGTATCGATCCCATCGGGACGTGTGTGGGCATGCGCGGTTCGCGCGTGACCGCCGTGCGCAACGAACTCGGCGGCGAGCAGGTCGACATCGTGCTGTGGTCCGAAGACCCCGCGCAGTTCGTCATCGGCGCGCTGGCGCCGGCCAACGTCGAGTCCATCGTTGTCGATGAAGACAAGCATGCGATGGACGTCGTGGTCGACGAGGAAAACCTGCCGAAGGCCATCGGCGCCAAGGGCCAGAACGTGCGCCTGGCGTCGGAACTGACCGGCTGGCAGATCAACATCATGACGCCGGAAGAAAGCCTGAATCGCCAGGAAGTCGAGCGTTCGGGTCTGCGCACCACGTTCATGAGCAAGCTGGACGTCGACGAGGAAGTCGCTGACATCCTGATCGACGAAGGATTTACCGGTATCGAGGAAATCGCCTACGTTCCCATGCAGGAACTGCTGGAAATCGAGGCGTTTGACGAAGACACCATCAACGAGTTGCGCGCCCGTGCCCGCAATGCGCTGCTGACCGAGGCAATCGCCCAGGAAGAGCGCCTTGAAACCGCACAGGATTTGCTTGAACTCGAAGGCATGACGCCGGAACTGGCCGCCAAGCTGGCCGAGCGTCAAGTGCATACGCGTGATGATCTGGCCGAATTGGCAACGGACGAACTGGCGGAAATCGCCGGTCTGACCGAAGAAGAAGCCAGCGATCTCATCATGCGTGCCCGCGCCCATTGGTTCGACGAAGAATAA